The sequence ATTAAATAACCAATTCCCGTACCAGCTAGGGTTATAGCTAGCGTCCATTTACGGCTACCAATTTTGTCAGACAGCAAACCGCCTCCTGGACGAGCAAGCAGGTTCATAAAGGCATAGGTTCCCGCAATTGCCCCCGCCAATGCTGTAGCTAAACCAAAAGTTGTCTCAAAGAAAGTTGGCAGCATCGAAACTACTGCTAATTCCGAACCGAAACTAGCGATGTAAGCCAGTTCTAACAGAGCAACTTGAGAAAACTGATAGCGGTCTGCTGCTGGGTACTTTTTCGCACCTGTCATTAAAGCTTTATTAGCTTTAAAGATATTGAATGTCTGAAACAAATATAGAGCTACCAAAGCAGCAAAAATCAGATACATCGTACCTGTTCCGAACAGCCCTACTTTTTGCAAACGCCAAGCAATTACACCTAAAATTCCTACTAAAGGAACGTTCATCGCCAGCAAAAACCAGAAGTCTTTTTTACTAGTTACCTCTAATCCGGCACTGCTTTCAGGTCGCTGGTACACCTTGCCTGGAGGTGTATCTTGAACATTGAAGAAATAGAATGCTCCATATAGTGCAGCCAAAATTCCTGTAGAAGCGATCGCCAGTCTCCAGTTAAGTTGGCTCGCAGTTAAACCAGCTGTTATCGTAGCAATAGTCGGCAGAGTAAATGCTGATGCAGCCGAGCCAAAGTTACCCCAGCCACCATATATCCCCTCGGCTAATCCGATTTCTTCAGAATTAAACCACTCTGCAACCATACGAATTCCAATCACAAACCCGCAACCAACAATACTCAAAGCTAAACGGCTAATTACCAATTGGGTAAAGTTTTGAGCAAGTGCAAAGGTAATACAGGGTATAGCTGCATATATCAGCAAGCAAGAATAGGTAATCCGTGGTCCCAACCGGTCGAGAAGCATCCCTATAATAATCCGTGCGGGAACCGTAAGAGCAACATTACAAATAGCAATGG comes from Rivularia sp. PCC 7116 and encodes:
- a CDS encoding NarK family nitrate/nitrite MFS transporter, with protein sequence MSGIFSFSGRYRILHLTWFAFFLSFVVWFNFAPFATAIKTEFGLEPAQIRTIAICNVALTVPARIIIGMLLDRLGPRITYSCLLIYAAIPCITFALAQNFTQLVISRLALSIVGCGFVIGIRMVAEWFNSEEIGLAEGIYGGWGNFGSAASAFTLPTIATITAGLTASQLNWRLAIASTGILAALYGAFYFFNVQDTPPGKVYQRPESSAGLEVTSKKDFWFLLAMNVPLVGILGVIAWRLQKVGLFGTGTMYLIFAALVALYLFQTFNIFKANKALMTGAKKYPAADRYQFSQVALLELAYIASFGSELAVVSMLPTFFETTFGLATALAGAIAGTYAFMNLLARPGGGLLSDKIGSRKWTLAITLAGTGIGYLIFSSLGKIALPLIVIMTMCASFFVMATEGATYAIVPLVKHRVTGQIAGYVGAYGNVGAVAYLTIYSLLPEGGGGDQFFFQMLGVVALIVASLCAFFLKEPTEGHGEPELHLTPEGSSRI